The region caAGGATGTATTATGTGATTAGACATGTTTTGTATGTAATATTGTCTTAGCATTAATGTTGTCAAATATATACATTTTTAAAGATTTAAATACATGTTACACTTTTCAAAATATTTCCCCATTTTCCATTCAAAAACAAGTTTTGTTTCTGACACAAATTATGTGTTGGGTAGTTCCAGAAATTCATTTATGGATGCACCccaaatattttttgaaaaagCGAATAAAGGTTTCTTCAGAAATGCATTTCCAGATACACCAtaatttcataagtttaacacAATGAAACAGGGTTTATCAATAAATGCATTTCCAGAATTTTCCCCGGCACATGATAAAAATTTTAAGGTCCATATTAGCCTAGAACTTATATAAATATGAATTTCTCATTTCATATTTTTACCAAGTCACATTACACCAGAATGAACATCATTTGTCATGTCGTATATGTCTACTTCAACTGCATGAAACCCTCAATTAAATTTAAGTTCAATGAATACACCCCCTTGTATATCTAAAATTCTTACCGGAGAATTTCCTACAATACTCATACAATCAAATAATTGTGAGCTCGAGTACCATTCACTCTCGATTGACAACGGATGAAGGATTCAATTTAGCAACTTTGAGCTGAAGACAAATGCATGTTAAGGGTTATGTGGAATAAATTTACCCGTTACAAAATAAAAGATCTGATCGAGTTAGATGTGACGATTGCGAGATTGATCGAAGATATTATAAAGATGTTGAAATGTAATGTTCAATTTATGTTAGCAGTTATCTATGTAATATTCAATTTATGTTAACAATTATCTTTATAATGTTTTGTATTTTATGCTATCAATGTTAATTTATCTTCTTTTTTGCATTTGTTTCTAGTCCAGTAGGTTTCGAAAATGCACTTTCATAAGGCATACTGAGATACATTTTCGAATTAAATTTAATCAAATAAATGGGGCATGATTCAAAAACGGATGGTTTGTGTGTGATTAAGATGCATACATAAATTCATTTTTGAATTCTATGAATATTTTGGTTTTTCACAAGAGTGAGGAAGTAATCCTTAGTTGACTTAAGCAACAAAGATTTCTTAATGCACCATATATATTACTAGGAAATCGcgtaaaaaatattaaaattcccccagattctggagatgcatctccgtcGCACCCCAAACATATCCTAGGCCAATCTAAGTCACGCCCTAGAAACGTGGCTTTTTTATatctggagatgcatcttcgaaataTGTCCGTAGATGCATCTCTGTAGCATAGTGAAACAGAAATAGAAGCAGAAAACAAGAAAGTTGTATCTTGACAAACTAAAATGACCATTTATAACATAAAATCAACATTACATAGACGATGTTAACATAAaatcaaacattgcatttcaATATCCAGGTGGGTGCTCTAATATCTTCATAATATATTCGACCGATCTTGAAATCGTTGCTTCAAACTTTATCGAAACTTTTGTTTCGAAACGGAAAAATGTATTCTATATATCCCTTACATCTGCATCCTTATTGAGCTCATAATGGTTGAACTCAATATTGCCTTCACTGTTAATTGACGGTGAACGGTACTCGAGCTTCATAATTTATCGATTATCTTCGTAATATAGGAGATTATGCACTTTATATTGTAGATCTGTAAAAGAGGTATACTCATTGATCTTAAACTTTCACCCGAGTATCGCACTGGAGAAGGAGATATTTGAGACATAGCAGATGATGCTTATTTGTGACATTTGCGATATTTTCTGTTTGtatgaaataaaaaacaagagcATAAATTTATAGAAGTTGTAGACAAATATGGACCTTAAAAATTCTATCATGTATCAATGTTAGTTTCAGAGATACATTTATGATATCATCCTATTATCTTATACCGGAGATACATCTCTGGAACCTCTCCTAAACCAGGCAGAAAACAAAACCCATGTATTTTGTTTGGCAAATGAATAATTTTTTTGGCAAATATCAAAATGTATTAAAATCTTTGAATTATATCTATTACATTTCATTAATATTAATACACAATTACATACACTTAATTGATGACAAAAAACTAAAATGAATAGAAAGATTTGTCACTCGCTAGACCTATAAGTATGGATGGTACCCCTTTGACGTTTGTTcatttgattctctttcaatgtTTCTCAATACGATGAACTCTTGCATCCTTTCCACAAATTGGTCTGACCAAGTCTCGACTTTTGTTGTTGAATGAGCCATCCACTCCACTGATGTAAGTGGTATAAGGCATCCTGATTTCAAATAAACTTGAGCAAAGTGTTGTGATTTTGAAAGTCACCCAATACTAGGGGTGGAAAAATGGGTCGGGCCCGTTGTAtatgcccgttttgcccgcaaTTTAGTGCAGACGGACTAAGGGTTTATGTCCTCGCCCTATAATATGTCCACCCCTTCTCACCTCGTTTTCTTCGCGGGCTTTTTTAGGCACACACATTTATATACATTTTTGCATTTTAGGCTTAAAAGTTGCAACGTTCACGGGTTTTTCCCGCCCCACCCTCACTTTTTTTTTTGCGGGGCGAGCATAGGTTTTAAGCATGTGTCCTtaactatgaccgccccgcctCGTCCCATTTTTTGCGGGTTTTTGCAGGAAAGGTCTAAACGGGGCGGACATGTCCGTTTGTCACCCCTACTCAATACACATAATACAATATTTTAGATTTTGAGGCGGGGAAGGTGCGTAATAGAATTTTTTTCTCGAAAAAACCATATCTTGTAAGATCAATACACACTATATCATACGCATTTGCCATGAGATGACCCATTTCAGGGAAGCAAATCCATTTTTTCTCTGGTGTCGGTCCACTAATGCAAGGAACAAGAGAATCATAAATTATATCAAAATTTTCTTTCTTTCAGTAAAGCCGTGTGTATGATTCTGTATGGGTCATCAACTCATGGATAAGTTGATGGCGTACAAGTGTGTGATTATCTTCTCCTTTACTGAGTAAAGCTGAAACATCTCGATAACCTAAATTACCGTCAACCTCAACATTGATGATTCATTTGATGTATTTGGACATAAAAATCGGCATCTCGTCAATGAGTGAAAATTTTGATGGAGGGGTGAAGGAGGTGGTTTGTTAATGCGAGCTCCttcaaaaacattttttttgagattttggagTTGGTGAGTCCGAAAAAACtttgtcaacatgttcaaaatatgaAGGAGACTGCATCGTTGAATTGTTACTAAATGTAGGCTCGACCTTCTTTGAAGCACCATTTATTTTTACCAGTTCAAATGGTGGTTTCAAGTCAGTAGTTTTCGGATAAACAATCTTCCTCAATTGTTATTTGATGTGGAGTTTAATATTGTCACCGCCTTTAAAAAATATCTCTTGTATCACTTCCCATTCGGTCAAGATAGAGATATTTGATTTACCGTATTTCAtcacaccatcatcatcaaacctaAGCCTTTTCTAGTGATTGCAAACTTTATCCATTCTTAACGGGCTACAAAGTTTCACCTTTTTTTGGTATAAGACAAACACACGGGAGACCATAAGTTTTCACAATTGTGCAACCACACTTTACGCCATTGAACCATGTGATCATGAAATTCAAACTCTGACTCGTTTTTAAATTGGTTGCCAACATCTACCTCCTTCACAACAACATCTTTTGCATCCGAAGACACAATATGTTTGGGTAAAACATCTgggtgcaccatatctaatgaAAAAAGTTACCATAAAAAACTCAAAAACTGCTAATTCTACAAACATGGTTGGAAAATGAGAACAAAGAGTctacgaagatgcatctccggaagAGATCATACAGAATttggagatgtatctccggaTTAAACAAACGTTTTTCAGCTAAAAAACAAGTTTAACGTGAGTAATGAGGCTTGAAATAAATGATCTTTACATGTAATTCCAATTTCTTTTGCTCCATTTGATGTGACGAAACACAAGAATGAAGATTTGGAGTAAAAATGTGGATTGGTAATGGAAGGATTTTTGGAAAGGGTTTGGAGTGGAAAATAAGTATCAGCTTGTGATCATGCAAGTGAGTGTTTTATTAATTTATTTCGGAGATGCATTTTCCAAAATATCTGACATGCAAAGGTGATAGAAATTTCAAAATTCCACCCCAAACTTCTGTGGATGCATCTCAGGAATATTCACTGAGTTgctcaaatatcaatatatttgttgaaaatactcggagatgcatctccagaatcATTTTTTGTTTTAATCTGGGGTGACACTCATTTAGTGCGTCATAAAGTGGTGCATGGTGCATCCGAAGATGTATCTCCGAAATCTGATGGACATTTTCGGTTCTTTATAGGGTTTTTTTCCACCATGAGATAAGAAATTCCCTAAATAGTTCACTAAATTTTCTCCTTTTAGACTTTGTTTGGATTGATGGAATCAGATGGAGCGTAGCGAAATGAGATGGAATGTAATTATATTCCATTGTTTGGATCATTTAAAATTCGATGGAACATGGCGAAATGAGATGGAGTGTAATTATATTCCATTGTTTGGATAATTTAAAATTCGATGGAGCGGAGCGGAATAAAGTAATATGGATTCCATTTCATTGCATCACTTACCACCATATTTCTTCCCGTTCAATTTGGACGGAATGAACAACTTGCCTTATTCTATTCTAAAATTTTCAAACAATAGATGAGACATTCATTTCCGCTCCACTTCATTCTGTTCTGTTCCATTATACTCCATTTCATCCCACTCGATAATTTTATGATATTCAAATATAGCCTTGGCCCAAAAAGCATCAGAAAGGCCATAGCAAGCCCATTTCACACTTGTACCATTCACCCGCAAGAAACAACCCCAGCATCCCGGTGTGTAATTTCATCAACCAGTTTGTGTTCGCGCGAATAGAAAGATGGAGAACGAGGGAGAAGCGCAAAACAACGAGACAAACAAGAAGAGTTCCGTAGTCATAAGAATCCCGTCCTATCAAGAAGTGGTTGAAAGTTCTCAATCCAGATCAACTCCACCCTCTCTCTTCGTTCCCTCTCAAACTTTTTCCCAAGCCTTTGCGTTCGTCAAATCCTCAGAGTTCTACTCTCCACCACCTTCACTTCCAAAGTACTCGCACTTCTCATTTTTTCTTCTTCTAATACACTGCTCTTTATCACATTCTTATCCTTTTCGCATTATTCAAACTTTGATTAGGGAAACTGTTCAATCGAATGCTTCATCTTCAACACCGCCACCATCATCTGCAACTACTACTGCTCCTGTAGCTTCATCAAAAATACCAAACTCTCAACCTACTCAAAATCGCAATGCAATTCTTGTGAGCAACAGACAGGTCAGATTGATATAATATGTGGTTATGCTTCTAAATTCTTATGCATAAATTTAGGGTAAAATTCAAATTTATTAGGGTTTATCTGATGTACCAAATTTGTCTGAAagttgttttttttttaaatttttcaGAAGGGAAATCCGTTGCTCAAATATATTAGGAATGTTAGATGGACTTTTGCGGATGTTGTTTGTGATTTCTTGCTTAGCCAAACCTCATGTGCCCTCTATCTCAGGTTATTAATTTTTTCTTTCTACAAATCTAATTCCTGTTGCTGTAACTTGTTTGTTTTTCTGGTGAAGTTAGAGTTGTATGGTACTATACTGGATACCAGAGAATTTGTTTGTTATAGTGTTCTCAAATAGCGGTTATAGTTGCACTCTAGTGCTGCAGCGTAGCAGAATTAGCAAACTGTTATTTTATTGTTCTGCGACATGCGATTGACAACACTGGTTTGTTACTGTCATTTATGATATGACAAATAAAAACTTTGAATATCTAGCTCCATTTCTTGATAGTTTCTGCAGAGACATAATTTGTTTACGTGAAATTCTTTCTGTTCTTTAAGCGTGTATCCTTAGTTTAGATGTGGTTGACAAAAATATTGGGCTGCTTGAATTTTTCATAGCATTTCATAGACATATAAGTTAAGAAAAAACAGGACATGTATATGCTATTATCTATGTTCAATACACATTAGTAGTAGAATAGAACAGGATAAAAGGTTAACAAGGAAGAATACATTTTGGTCTTACTTAAATTAAAAGAATGGAATACAATAGAAAAAACATCCCTTTCTGTTCTCTGTGCGCCACACAGGCTTCTTATCAAATTGCCAGTAATGGGCGGATATTCTGGTGCATGCCCTGCCTCCATTACTGCGGTGTATATGTGGCATAAGTAAATGATCTGATATCTCACAGTTGCATACTTATATTCATATTAAGGGAATCAACTACGTTACGAACTTACGTGGAATTTTATGGTGTATCATAAGTATTGTAGAACTTCTTGTTTTCTACATTACCTGCCTTCTGTTTGTGGGTAGTTAGTTAGTTGGATATCTAAGATGTCTTTGCTCTACTAGATGGGTTTAATACAGTTTTTTTTTTGCATCAACCTAACAAAAGTGGATGATTTTGATGCAGTCTTCGGTATCATCTGCTTCATCCAGATTATTTATATTACAGAATACGGGAGTTGCAGAAAAATTTCAAGCTTCGTGTAGTTTTATGCCATGTTGATGTGGTTAGGCACCCTGCTATGTACTCAAATTTCTAAACTATCTATTTTAGTTTTTATCTTCCTATGATCTATTATTTAGGAATTTGTAATTTAATTATAGCAATTATATTATACAAATGACATACGTGGCATTTTCTTTGTTTTCTTACTATTGATTATAGGAGGATGTAGTGAAGCCTCTACTTGAAGTTACAAAAACAGCTATGCTTCATGATTGCACCCTCTTATGTGGGTGGAGGTGTGATTGACTCATTGACACTCCCTTTAACTGTTTGTTTGCATTTTTTCCTTAACTTGTAGGAGCATGAGAGTGCTGCTATTATCTTCTATTACTCTAATGAACTTCTTACTTAATTTCTATTTGAAAGTACTATATGACCACAAATCAAATCTTTTGTTTAAGATGATTTTTTTTTTGGTTACGACATACTGAAAAATGTTAATATGCATATGTATGTTTTAGTCTTTTAACTTACTATGTACATTTTGAAAGTACGAAGGAGAAGAAAAGCTTATTGTGGTTTCTTCTAGTACTTCTGTTTTTTAGCATATAACTAAAACTTTTTTAAGTAGCTTGGAATTACTGCTGCATAGGTGTGAGTTTTTGTCTTCAGTAGCATCAGGCAAGATTCCTTTTACCTGTCTAGTTGATTTTGCATCATTCCATTCTATTTTTGTTACAGCCTAGAGGAATGTGGCCGTTACTTAGAGACCATAAAAGTCTACGAAAACAAACCTGCAGATATTATTCAAGGCCAATTGGATTCAGACTATCTATCACGGGTATACTTGTGTTTTATTTACCCCACACTTTAGTTTACTATGGCTTTTGGTACTTTTAGAAAAATAATAAAGTTGCAATTGTTAAATTGATTAATTTGAAAGCAAGGTTGTCCAACTTGAGTTATTAAATCAACTCGTTTTACCTAAGTGGAATCGACTCATAAACTTGTATGAGTTTACTTCATATTAAAGTTACTATATGCATGACTGATATATTTATATTATACTACAAATGCATCAATATTTCAACTTAATTGTAAAGGAAAAATATATCAAATCACATAATAAAGTGTCATGTTCATAAAATTCTATCAAACTACATAAATTACCTCATCTAATGATTTAAATCATAAAAATACCCAAAAAACAAGAATTACATTAGTTTCTAAAGTTGTTAAAAGTTAAAACTTTCCAATAGAAAGAGTTAATTTCTTCCAAATCAGGTAAACTTGAATAAAATAGGGTAAAGTTGTTTTTGATTCTATCTGATTTCTTAGTGTTAGTGTTTACTATGGATTAACTAGAGTAAAATCTGGTTCAACTGTGATTTTACTTGCATTTGATTTTTACTAGTGATTTAAGTTGAAATCTATACCTATAAATGTAAAATCGGATGATGATTTTATGAGTTAAAACTTGATTTTAACAACCTTGTTTGTAAGTATAATCATCTAAGGCACTGATGCTATTTTACTCTCAACTGTAGCTAACACATTCCCTAACAACAGTTCGGCATGTCAACAAGACTGATGTAGTTACTCTTGGTACCAACTTTGGGGTATGAATTTTGTTTTTTTAGCTCACGTACATTCATTGATTGATTTCTTTGCACAAGATTTTGATCAAGCTGGATTCTTGTCCTTTCAGTCTCTATCTAACATAATGGGTGCATCTATGGAAGATCTAGCTCGTTGCCCTGGCATAGGAGAGCGCAAGGTATATTATACATGGCGAAAGTGAAATAGGACAAGATTCATAGTTATATTTTTGAGAATGTTGCCTAATTTGGTGCAACAGCCCATTGATATAGACCAAAAAACCGCTGAATATTATGCATGCTTCCTGTTAACAGGTCAAGCGCTTGTTTGACACTTTCCATGAACCGTTCAAGCGTGTGGAGTCCAGCCGGCAAGCCATTCCAGAGACTTCTGTCCTGAATAAGCCAGCTAGTCCAGATGCATCTTTTAGGAACAATGCTGAGGCTTCCTCTTCTATTGAAGACAAACAGAAGGATGTAGACAATGCAAGCAAACGTAGCAAGAAAGAACCTGGACTTACTGTCAAATCTGCCCTTTCCGAAGCCTTTGCCAAATTATCTGAGAGAGCTGGAAAGAGGAACATCACTTCAAAATCGAAGGAGAAAGAAGATCCAATTGCTGTCAGAGAATCAGATGCTGAAACGTAAAATTGCCCCTGATCTTATCAATGGTTGTCAAATAGTTATTCCTGGAACAAGATACTCTTGTGAGATTTAGAGGGTTAATCTCCATGAATTAAAGCCAATGGTGTTCTGTGAGAAGTTGGATAAGGGAAACGACTATACTAACTAACTGAAGGGGTAATTAGTTGGTTGTAATATGAAAACTGGACCTTTAATTGACTAGGACAAGCTTTAACTTAACGGGAATGAAGAGAAAGGGGGCTTACAGGATATAACACTAAGAATATGGAAGATTGGATTTAATTTATGGTTATTGAGACGGAGAGCCTATAAAAATTCTTGGGTTGAGAGACATTCTCATCTTCTGTATATACTGTTTACCTCGTCTCCTTGATTCTAAAATCACATTGATTCAGAGTTGAGGGgaagagcttcatcaataatAGTTTCCATTGTTGTATATCACAAACATTCAGTTGTTTGATTGTTTCTATCAGTTTTAGACAATTTTCTGAACCAGACTATCAAGGGTTCTGGAATTTATAATCTTACCACAGGTTACTATATACTAGTAATAACCACATAATATTTGACAAAGCAAACAAGTTATTTAAAAATTGTATCTCCTTATGATCTATTTCCTAGGAATCTACTGCTCATGTTGTTATTACATCTATACATGTTATCAAGATGCTATTAGAAAAGTAGTTTCTCCTTTGCATCAAGAAATATCATAATGATTGATATATAGGGCATTTCATTACAAATAGACTGTAGGTAACCATTCCCTGTCAGAGTTTTATTTCGTGTGGTAAGATTCATATcattttcttgcatattcttaTGATGGAAGTATCCTCTGATATGACCTGCAGTGATCTCTGTTGTGCTTACATGCTTTTTTGGAAATTCACCGCCTTCAGTGGTAATATAACAAGTCCAAACAGGTCAGCATTATTACTCCATTAAATTTCTTACATCTATCTGTGTGTATGTTATGTTATTACTTACCGTCATAGAAAAATTAAGTAGCTTTCCATATAATTTTCATATATCACCTTATGCTAGTGCCTAAAGTTTAAGCACACCTTCAGCCAGATAGAAAGAAACCGGGCTCAATTGATCACCTTCCTAACCTTTAAGTTGAAGCTTTATGATGTAGGTCGTTTTTCGTGGACCAAAAGTTATCTAATTTGATTTGAAGTATGTCATTGAGTTTGGTGTCAGGCAGTGATTTGTGCGATTAAAATATTATTTGGAAATGGAACTCTTAAATGATTCGATATTAATTTCATCATAACACAGAAGAAATATTCTCCTAAATTTTAGAAAGTTCACATTCCTCTTAATTTGTACCATATTTTAGCTAGTTTATCATAGCATAACCAGTTTAAGAAAGATATTAATATTCTATATGGCAATCTGTACTATTATATCTATACGATTATATAAAGGGAATTCCAAACTAAGTTAACTACTAATAACTACTAAATTTGGTCAAATGTTTTCTTTGACAAATTTACCTTAAATAacattttttttccttttcaaattaaaatttaaaaatataaatcATGAATATTAGAACTAGAATTTAGATATCATAAAATTGAAAGAAGTGAGTTAAATTAAAACACATTATACAAAAAAATATCTATACAACCAAACACAATACAAAAAACGGATAGACTGAGTGGGTCTTTCCGtcagaaaataaaataaacatataGAACAAAGTGCGTTTATAACTAATGCAAATGCCTCTGGCCTTATTGGCCCTTTAGGCTTATTTGGGTTGTCTGTTTTACTCTTTTTTTCCTCTCTACTCTCTTCTCCTTTCAGTAGAGGTGACAGAACCATGCAGATCCAATTTGTCAACATGAGGATGTCTTATCAAGTATGAAATTACAATTTTTTTCACCATATATCTGTCCAAGCACCATTTAATCCAAAAGGCAGAGCAATTATTTCTAGGCTGCTTATGCTCTTCTCACACATAGTAACTTTGAAGATAATGCACACTTAATAAATTGGTATTTGTTTCTGAAATCTTAGTGAACTGGAAAGAGATTGTGTCCTCACAAGTGGTATCAATGATTGTACCACATCTGTCATTAGTGGCCTGTAATCAGCTTCTGGTTGTATGCACATTGCTGCGATGGCAGCTACCTGTGAAACCCAGTTGTAGATAAAAATATTCAGTCCAAATCATTAAGTCAGAATGATGAGAACAACGTTGACTAAGCCAAATTAAGTTTAACCTGGACTAAAGCCTTCTTTGAGTACTGCCCGTGTAGAACTGGGTCAACCATTTCCACAACTTTTTCTCTGTTTGTCAACCTTGGAAGAGCCTGATAAATAACAAAATTTGTATGTCACGAAATGAAATATTACATTATTACAAGCTCAATTAGATACTTAAGGAACACTGTTTTTTTCCCCTTTGATTATAAACAAACTGGTCATGAATAATTGCAGAGTACAGTTTTCTAACCCAAGAGACAAGAACATGTTCTCCAGTGGGCCGCTTAATATCAACCGGTACACGTCCTGTCAGCAGTTCCAGAAGAACTACACCGTAGCTGTAAACATCCGACTTTGTAGTAAGCTTACCCGTGGAGGCGTACCTACATTATTATATCCAAATTACACAGACGGATTAAATTTATGCAATAAAAATTATTACTAGGGTTCTTTGTGACATTATAAAAGAACACCTGCTATAAATTCAGATTACCTGCAGCTGGTATTCCTTCACATTCACATAGTCAATATATCAATTATTGTTTGAAATCCAAATCGTCTTATCTCAATTCAACGACCGTCGATGAGTTTGACTGTGTGAATGTTGGAGAATTACCGTTGGCAGGCAATCCGAACTGTCTAGCTAGCTAGTATTTAAAAAATAACAGCCTGCTTGATAGGGACTGGGGTGTGACCATGTGCATGAGTTCTTTGTTTTACATTGCACGTTATGAAGTGGGAGTGGGTAAAGATAGATGTAATAGGGTACTCACTCTGGTGCCAAATATCCTGTGGTCCCCAACACACGGGTAGAAACCTGGCCATTTCTCTTCTCTGATCCCATCTTAGCCAATCCAAAATCTGACACCTTTGCACGAAAGTTTTGATCCAGTAAAACATTATAAGTCTTGAAGTCTCTGTGGATCACGGGTGATACAGCATGTTCATGCAAGAACTCCAAGGCCCTAGCACAATCAAGGGCTATCCTCATCCGGGCCCACCAATCCAATGGTTGAGTTTTATCATTGGTTGAGTGAAGATGGTTTTGGAGTGTACCATTTGGCATGTATTCAAAAATCAATAACCTGTGGTGTTGATCAGCACAATAGCCAAGTAACTCCACCAAATAAGGAGAACGCAATTGGCTTAAAAGATCGACCTGCCATAAATGTCATTTAGTCTTCACGCCCATGTgctatattttaattttattaaaagGATTTTCATTCCAA is a window of Lathyrus oleraceus cultivar Zhongwan6 chromosome 6, CAAS_Psat_ZW6_1.0, whole genome shotgun sequence DNA encoding:
- the LOC127091585 gene encoding DNA excision repair protein ERCC-1 isoform X3: MENEGEAQNNETNKKSSVVIRIPSYQEVVESSQSRSTPPSLFVPSQTFSQAFAFVKSSEFYSPPPSLPKETVQSNASSSTPPPSSATTTAPVASSKIPNSQPTQNRNAILVSNRQKGNPLLKYIRNVRWTFADVVCDFLLSQTSCALYLSLRYHLLHPDYLYYRIRELQKNFKLRVVLCHVDVPRGMWPLLRDHKSLRKQTCRYYSRPIGFRLSITVRHVNKTDVVTLGTNFGSLSNIMGASMEDLARCPGIGERKVKRLFDTFHEPFKRVESSRQAIPETSVLNKPASPDASFRNNAEASSSIEDKQKDVDNASKRSKKEPGLTVKSALSEAFAKLSERAGKRNITSKSKEKEDPIAVRESDAET
- the LOC127091585 gene encoding DNA excision repair protein ERCC-1 isoform X2, with product MENEGEAQNNETNKKSSVVIRIPSYQEVVESSQSRSTPPSLFVPSQTFSQAFAFVKSSEFYSPPPSLPKETVQSNASSSTPPPSSATTTAPVASSKIPNSQPTQNRNAILVSNRQKGNPLLKYIRNVRWTFADVVCDFLLSQTSCALYLSLRYHLLHPDYLYYRIRELQKNFKLRVVLCHVDVVRHPAILEECGRYLETIKVYENKPADIIQGQLDSDYLSRLTHSLTTVRHVNKTDVVTLGTNFGSLSNIMGASMEDLARCPGIGERKVKRLFDTFHEPFKRVESSRQAIPETSVLNKPASPDASFRNNAEASSSIEDKQKDVDNASKRSKKEPGLTVKSALSEAFAKLSERAGKRNITSKSKEKEDPIAVRESDAET
- the LOC127091585 gene encoding DNA excision repair protein ERCC-1 isoform X1, whose product is MENEGEAQNNETNKKSSVVIRIPSYQEVVESSQSRSTPPSLFVPSQTFSQAFAFVKSSEFYSPPPSLPKETVQSNASSSTPPPSSATTTAPVASSKIPNSQPTQNRNAILVSNRQKGNPLLKYIRNVRWTFADVVCDFLLSQTSCALYLSLRYHLLHPDYLYYRIRELQKNFKLRVVLCHVDVEDVVKPLLEVTKTAMLHDCTLLCGWSLEECGRYLETIKVYENKPADIIQGQLDSDYLSRLTHSLTTVRHVNKTDVVTLGTNFGSLSNIMGASMEDLARCPGIGERKVKRLFDTFHEPFKRVESSRQAIPETSVLNKPASPDASFRNNAEASSSIEDKQKDVDNASKRSKKEPGLTVKSALSEAFAKLSERAGKRNITSKSKEKEDPIAVRESDAET
- the LOC127091584 gene encoding probable serine/threonine-protein kinase PBL7 — encoded protein: MEVNTTTTVPSGPPIVSTKNHTFIHHYHHLHSGKNYHGHAGHFPFKTILIIVTMVALIMLLFTIFMVVCLIRRQKSSSKNGIYKEDCESRVLHDTSSRHIASTILSFDSSPDVKGGCLYGGNLSRTPTTPKFKGVQVFTYRELEAATGGFNEANVIGNGGVNGLMYKGVLTDGTLAAIKLLHIEGKQAERGFKIEVDLLSQLRSPYLVELLGYCADQHHRLLIFEYMPNGTLQNHLHSTNDKTQPLDWWARMRIALDCARALEFLHEHAVSPVIHRDFKTYNVLLDQNFRAKVSDFGLAKMGSEKRNGQVSTRVLGTTGYLAPEYASTGKLTTKSDVYSYGVVLLELLTGRVPVDIKRPTGEHVLVSWALPRLTNREKVVEMVDPVLHGQYSKKALVQVAAIAAMCIQPEADYRPLMTDVVQSLIPLVRTQSLSSSLRFQKQIPIY